A genome region from Gopherus evgoodei ecotype Sinaloan lineage unplaced genomic scaffold, rGopEvg1_v1.p scaffold_35_arrow_ctg1, whole genome shotgun sequence includes the following:
- the LOC115641637 gene encoding uncharacterized protein C19orf85-like: MQRGGRLSLSFLPPQQVALSGRGRDLFTFVTVASSHMMRTLQRPRKSRPGKQRVNHRRFLHNQISRQFTDIEASMHRLASSILAQETPRDPAPPTEPRHPGPEPPAPAASSFLGVAEAFVAPEPGPGWGLSMASLTPDPSDLFDPITSPEDLGLPPSWAPITHNPLEPSQCPLPWDSLPTPGTDGAPLWGPDPPGYLPPVTPAHPVGVAPGGW, from the exons ATGCAGCGGGGTGGGCGCCTGTCCCTGagcttcctgcccccccagcaggtGGCGCTCTCTGGGCGTGGCCGGGATCTCTTCACCTTTGTCACCGTGGCCTCGTCCCACATGATGCGGACGCTGCAGAGACCCCGCAAGAGCCGCCCTGGCAAGCAGCGGGTGAACCACCGGCGGTTCCTGCACAACCAGATCAGCAG gcAATTCACTGACATTGAAGCCTCGATGCACCGCCTGGCCTCCTCCATCCTGGCCCAGGAGACCCCAAGGGACCCTGCGCCCCCCACAGAACCCCGGCATCCTggcccagagcctcctgccccagctgccaGCTCCTTCCTGGGCGTGGCTGAGGCCTTTGTGGCCCCGGAACCGGGGCCTGGCTGGGGCCTGAGCATGGCctccctgacccctgaccccagcGACCTCTTTGACCCCATCACCAGCCCAGAAGATCTGGGGCTGCCCCCCAGTTGGGCCCCAATTACCCACAACCCCCTGGAGCCTAGCCAGTGTCCCCtgccctgggactccctgcccacCCCGGGCACGGACGGTGCCCCCCTCTGGGGCCCAGATCCCCCTGGCTACCTGCCCCCCGTCACCCCGGCGCACCCTGTCGGAGTGGCGCCAGGGGGGTGGTAA
- the LOC115641611 gene encoding E3 ubiquitin-protein ligase TRIM7-like has translation MAESACCKLVDYLNDLEAREFKMFKFHLENYPLEDGYKRIPRSKTEAADTMDIARAMVQAYQEPRALQMAVKILDGISRKDLSLRIQNDIPEVFRQTPEQAGAREDGEKDQQEELISDMCDRFFGTKKKVEVKLDPNTAFPTLLISQDQKSMRLGDRPQYLPSNSERFDFRPCVLGAPGITRGQLDWVVDVGAGKGWIVGAARESVERKGNLYITAERGFWGLEFNNGEYQALSTPKTTLFLRASLRRIKVHLDYLLGQLSFYNNDTMEHIFTFNYPFSEKMFPFFLTWDTDVPLQLCPCD, from the exons ATGGCAGAGAGCGCGTGCTGCAAGCTCGTAGATTATTTGAACGATCTAGAAGCGCGGGAATTCAAGATGTTCAAGTTTCACCTGGAGAACTATCCGCTGGAAGATGGCTACAAGCGCATCCCCCGCTCCAAGACAGAGGCGGCCGACACGATGGACATAGCTCGAGCCATGGTCCAGGCTTACcaggagcccagggctctgcAAATGGCCGTGAAGATATTGGACGGCATTAGCCGGAAGGATCTGTCGCTAAGGATCCAAAATGACATACCGGAGG TTTTCCGTCAGACGCCAGAGCAGGCTGGCGCGAGAGAGGACGGCGAGAAGGACCAGCAGGAGGAGCTGATCTCGGATATGTGCGATCGATTTTTCGGAACCAAGAAGAAAG TGGAGGTGAAGCTGGATCCCAACACCGCGTTCCCCACTCTGCTGATCTCCCAAGACCAGAAAAGCATGAGGCTCGGTGACCGCCCCCAGTACCTTCCCAGCAACTCCGAGCGTTTTGATTTCCGGCCCTGCGTGCTGGGTGCCCCAGGCATCACTAGGGGCCAGCTGGACTGGGTAGTGGATGTGGGTGCCGGGAAAGGCTGGATCGTCGGCGCCGCCCGGGAGTCGGTGGAGAGAAAGGGGAATCTCTACATAACGGCTGAGCGGGGGTTCTGGGGGCTGGAGTTTAACAATGGGGAGTACCAGGCGCTCAGCACCCCTAAGACGACGCTTTTCTTACGGGCGTCTCTGCGCAGGATCAAGGTGCATCTAGACTACCTCCTTGGACAACTCTCCTTCTACAACAACGACACCATGGAGCACATCTTCACTTTCAACTACCCCTTCTCCGAGAAGATGTTCCCCTTCTTCTTGACCTGGGACACAGACGTCCCACTCCAACTCTGCCCATGTGACTGA
- the LOC115641530 gene encoding urotensin-2 receptor-like: MTATAARFLGTAHPRVQPPSHGPPLQRVVPSNGSLVGGLPEAAGLSLLGAAGAAGNLYTLAVARAGAVPSPLHIHIVHLALADLLYLAGVPFVVHNGLARDWCFGEAGCRALLSLDLLTMHASIFLLTLLSTERCRAVRRPFRAARRSPARRQALAGAAWASAFALALPMMLMVRQEERAADDGRVRRLCVPTWHEAQYKTYLTVLFVTSMVGPGLALGYLYGRLAWAYWLSQSQGVLGPRRGPKQRVFFLIFLIVVAFWACFLPFWLWQLVPLYSPGMAAHLPVATEIYINHLVTCLTYSNSCINPFLYTLLTRSYRDYWRVRRAGRRAAPRAQDAGR, translated from the exons ATGACGGCCACGGCCGCACGATTCCTGGGCACAGCTCAT CCCCGTGTCCAGCCCCCCAGCCATGGACCCCCCCTCCAACGTGTCGTCCCCTCCAACGGCTCGCTGGTGGGTGGGCTGCCGGAGGCGGCAGGGCTGAGCCTGCTGGGGGCGGCCGGGGCGGCCGGGAACCTGTACACGCTGGCAGTGGCGCGGGCTGGGGCCGTCCCCTCCCCGCTTCACATCCACATCGTCCACCTGGCGCTGGCCGACCTGCTGTACCTGGCCGGGGTGCCCTTCGTCGTGCACAACGGGCTGGCGCGGGACTGGTGCTTCGGCGAGGCCGGCTGTcgggccctgctcagcctggaccTGCTCACCATGCACGCCAGCATCTTTCTGCTCACCCTGCTGAGCACCGAGCGGTGCCGGGCCGTGCGGCGCCCCTTCCGGGCCGCTCGCCGCTCCCCCGCCCGCCGCCAGGCCCTGGCCGGGGCCGCCTGGGCCTCCGCCTTCGCCTTGGCGCTGCCCATGATGCTGATGGTGCGGCAGGAGGAGCGGGCGGCGGACGACGGCCGGGTGCGGCGGCTCTGCGTGCCCACCTGGCACGAGGCCCAGTACAAAACCTACCTGACCGTGCTCTTTGTCACCAGCATGGTGGGGCCTGGGCTGGCACTCGGGTACCTCTACGGGCGGCTGGCGTGGGCCTACTGGCTCTCACAgagccagggggtgctgggccCCCGGCGGGGGCCAAAGCAGCGGGTCTTCTTCCTAATTTTCCTCATCGTCGTGGCCTTCTGGGCCTGCTTCCTGCCCTTCTGGCTCTGGCAGCTGGTGCCTCTCTACAGCCCGGGCATGGCTGCCCACCTGCCCGTGGCCACCGAGATCTACATCAACCACCTGGTCACCTGCCTGACCTACAGCAACAGCTGCATCAACCCCTTCCTCTACACGCTGCTGACCCGCAGCTACCGTGACTACTGGCGGGTGCGACGGGCCGGGCGCAGGGCAGCGCCGCGGGCACAGGACGCGGGGCGCTGA
- the LOC115641531 gene encoding olfactory receptor 13H1-like: FLSNLSFLDLLYHQQCPQLMVHCLSKRPSISLGRCLAQMYISRFLGITECLLLAVMAYDRWVAICKPLRYSLVMSNRVCLQLAAMSWSGSFLLCLSDFLAKQPRFCGSNIINHFACELQSMLKLACSDTRSNQIVMISTSVLVLLVPFSFILVAYVHIIVAVLRIHSTQGRTKAFSTCASHITVVALFYGAAIFVYLRPQSKSSADQDKYISLLYGAVTPVLNPLIYSLRNKDVKEALRKLAGEKMNC; this comes from the coding sequence TTCCTCAGTAACTTGTCCTTCTTAGATCTGCTATATCACCAGCAATGCCCTCAGTTGATGGTCCATTGCCTCTCCAAGAGACCCTCCATCTCCCTGGGCAGGTGCTTGGCTCAGATGTACATCTCACGCTTCTTGGGGATAACTGAGTGCCTTCTGCTGGCTGTGATGGCTTATGACCGCTGGGTGGCCATCTGCAAGCCACTGCGCTATTCCCTTGTCATGAGCAACAGGGTCTGCCTCCAACTGGCAGCCATGTCATGGAGTGGCAGTTTCCTCCTGTGCCTGTCTGATTTCCTGGCCAAGCAACCTCGTTTTTGCGGGTCCAACATCATCAACCACTTTGCTTGTGAGCTCCAGTCCATGCTGAAGTTGGCCTGTTCGGACACCCGCAGCAACCAAATCGTGATGATCAGCACCAGCGTCCTGGTCCTGCTGGTGCCCTTTTCCTTCATCCTCGTGGCCTATGTCCACATCATTGTGGCTGTGCTGAGGATCCACTCCACCCAGGGCAGGACCAAGGCCTTCTCCACTTGTGCCTCCCACATCACCGTGGTGGCCTTGTTTTACGGGGCAGCCATCTTTGTGTATCTGAGGCCTCAGTCCAAATCTTCCGCGGATCAGGACAAGTACATTTCCCTCTTGTACGGAGCAGTCACTCCGGTTCTAAACCCtctgatctacagcctgagaaacaaggatgtgaaggaggccctgaggaagTTGGCAGGAGAGAAAATGAATTGCTGA